The Dokdonia donghaensis DSW-1 DNA window AAAAATACGTAATTTTATAGGTCACTACAAAACTTATTTCTAGTTTTTTCCTGTTAATTTATTTTATGACTCTTATTTTCTACAATAGAGCCCTCTAATTTATATAATAGAAGGGTTTTTATTACGCTTTCGCGAAAGCGTACCAAAAAACATTTTATCCCTCCTTACGTATCACATCTCTTAATAGCTCAAGTGCTTTATTAACACTCTTGCCTATGACTCTCTTGCGGTGATTACCCATCATAAAGTGATGTGCAGTAACTCCCTTATCTGTGGCGACACCTATGTATACTGTACCTACCTCTGCATCACTATCACCCTTAGAAGGTCCAGCATTACCCGTGGTAGATATACCTATGTCTGATTTATAGAGGCGCTTTGCGTTTACCGCCATTTGTGAAGCAACCTCTGCACTTACTACAGAATGCTTGTCTATCACAGTAGGGTCTACACCTAGTATATCTATTTTAGACTGTGTGGCATAAGTTACTAGACTTCCTTTAAGATATTGAGATGCGCCACCGTGCTTTGTAAAACGCTCTACCATTTGACCTCCTGTACAGCTCTCTGCAATGGCTATTGTTTTATTATGATCTACCAGCAGTTTTGCAACAACTTCTTCTAGCTCTCCATCACTTTCAAAACCGATAAAAATATCATCTATAAGTGGCAAAAGCTTTTTAGTCTGGATAGCCATTTCTTTTTCAAGCACATCTTGCTCTGGTCCAGATGTAGATAGACGTAAGCGCACTCTACCTAGTGAAGGTAAGTAGGCTAGCTTTATAGTGGCGGGCAACTCATTTTCAAAAGTTTCTATACGCTCTGCGATAGCACTCTCTCCCATTCCATAGGTCAAGAAGGTTTTATGAAGTATGTAGGGTAACTTAAACTGCTCTTGAAGTCTTGGTAGCACCTCGTTTTCCATAAGTCCCTTCATTTCGTAAGGAACTCCTGGCATTGAGATAAAGACAGTGTCTTTGTCTTCAATCCACATACCTGGTGCTGTACCAAATTTATTTACAAGTATTTGCGCCTTACTAGGCACTAGCGCTTGTGTTTTATTTGCTTCGAGCATAGGTTTTTTTACATACTCCTTAAACAAGTACGTAACGTGATCTAGCACACTCTGATTGAGCTCTAGCTCATCATTAAAATACTCACATAACGTATGCTTTGTGATATCATCCTTAGTAGGACCTAGTCCCCCTGTGATTATGACAAGGTCTGTACGACTTTGTGCCGCTGCAAAAGCTTCTAAAAGATGTGCCTTATCATCTTGTATAGACGTTATCTGATATACAGAAACCCCTATTTTATTAAGAACTGAAGATATGTATGCACTATTTGTATCTACAATCTGGCCTATGAGTATCTCATCACCTATTGTAATTATTTCTGCTTTCATCTAGAAGTCTTCTTGTAGCTCTGCAATTACCGTAGTAAGGGTATTTGTAATATCATCTAGTTTAGTCTGTATGGCAGATGTAGGCTTATTAGTATCACTCCACTTCTCCATTGCCTTAATTTGATCTAAAAGATCTATACCAAACATATCTAAATTAGGTTTCATTTTATGAGCAAATTGATATGCCATTTTATGGTTTACATTCTCAATAGCATTTTGCATAGCTTCTAGGTCTGGTGGTATCTCTTGTAAAAAAGTTGAAACAATAACTGCCACAAAATCTTCATCACCACCGGCAATCTCTCTTACTTTTTCTAGATTGTAATGTCTTGACATATTACTTTACGTTTATTGAGAACATCTCTGTATCTCCTATAAATCCTTTTAACTTATCGTCTTCTTGTACACGTGCAACACCAGCCGGCGTACCTGTAAATATAATGTCTCCTATCTTAAGTGTAAAATATTGAGAGACATAGCTTATTAAGGCATCAATTTTCCAGAGCATCTCCTTTGTAGAACCTTGCTGTACAACCTCTCCATTAGACTCTAGCCTAAATGAGATATCATCTACACTCTCAAAATCTGATACTGGCAACCATTGCGTCCCTATAACCGCAGCACCATCAAACCCCTTTGCCTTTTCCCAAGGCAATCCTTTTTCCTTAAGCTGCGCTTGTAAATCTCTCGCGGTAAAATCTATACCGAGACCTATCTCATCATAATAGGTGGCAGCAAACTTTTCATCTATATGCTTTCCTATCTTTTTAATCTTAACAAGCACTTCAACTTCGTGATGCACATCATTAGAAAACGGTGGGATCACAAAGGGGTGTTTACTTAACAATATAGAAGAATCTGGCTTCAAAAAAACAACCGGATGCTCTGGTCTTTCGTTTTCGAGCTCTTCTATGTGCTTTGCATAATTGCGACCTATACAAATAAGTTTCATAAATTATCCTTTAGTATTAAGCTTACGTAGTTTTATTGCTGTAAGTACCTTTTTGGTATATAAAGGGAAGTCTGCATTTTGAATCCACCCAAAATATCCTGGCTCCTTCTCTAGCACTTCTTCTACCTTCTTACCCTTATGTTTTCCAAATGTAAAAATCTCTACATCATCCTTATCATACCCTATAAAACCAGCAAAATCTGCATTTCTTTTACGTGTACTAAAATCGCCTAAAAACTTCATATCATTCTCCAGCTCATCATATCTATCTAGTTGAGATTTTAAAACCTCATAGGTAGCCCACGTATCTGCAGATGCGCTATGCGCATTAGTCAGATCCTTATCACAATAAAACTTGTATGCTGCAACCAGTGTGCGCTGCTCCATTTTATGAAAAATATTTTGCACGTCTATAGCGTTGCGATTTTTCATATCAAAGTCTATGCCCGATCGCAGGAGCTCCTCAACCAGAAGTGGTATATCAAATCTGTTTGAATTAAAACCAGCAAGATCTGCGTCTTTTATAATATCATAAATCTCCTTTGCTCGCTCTGCAAAGGTGGGCCTGTCTGCCACATCTGCATCACTTATACCGTGTACTGCGGTCGTTACTGCTGGAATAGGCACCGTAGGATTTATACGCTCTGTAAACTCCTCCTCTCTTCCATCAGGAAAAACTTTAAGGATAGATATCTCTACAATCCTATCTTTTGCGACATTAACACCTGTGGTCTCAAGGTCAAAAAAACAAATGGGTCTTGTTATATTTAATTGCATTTCACAAAAATACTTGTTTATAATTACAATTTTTAAACCTCTAACTATTAAAAATTCTAGAAATGTTATCTTGGTATAAGATTTGATTTCATTCTATTATGAATATAAAATACTTAAGTCTCGTTGTTATTTTTTTCGCTTTCGCGAAAATTTCATTTGCCCAAACCACTGCCTTTACAACTCAAGATGTTGCTGGCACCTATACAAATGATTACAAAAAAGCGCTCATCACAAACCCCGAAGTGACTAGCCTACCTGTGCAATGGCAACTTACACTATCTCCAAATGGAACTTTTGAATACCACAACTCAAGACAATTAAAGGGTCAGCCAGAAGAGCACTGGTATGCAAAAGGGCAATGGACTTTTAAAGGAAAAACAATCTCCTTTACAAGCTCACAAGAAGATATAGATAAAAAGTACACCATTAACCTCAATGGTTCAAAGGCTCGATTTTTTAAAAAATCATCACGTAATAACTCCCCAAAACCTCAACCTACATACATTCAATTTTATGAATCTGAGTATCCGGTTGCCAAAAGCTTAAAACTTCACAAAACCAATGAATAAAATAAAACTTATATACACCGTATTAGTTACTGTGAGTATGGTATTTTTCGCGAAAGCGCAAAACACCTCCACCCCAGATGTAGAGCTTATAGAAGAAAAACAGCCTAAGCGCTGGCTTCTTTATGCTCAAAACAATACAGATCAAGAACAAGAAGCTTTTCTCATTGTACAAGGCGAAGGCTTTAGACGTAGTGCAGATAGACCGGTTATAAAAAAAATACCACCTAATGAAAAGGTACTTATGATTACGTTAATACCGCTTAGAGGTGCCACACCTACCTATACTAAGATATTTAACTACAATAACAAGCTACAATCTATAAGCAAGCGTAAAGGCGAAGACGACGAAGCTTATGTAAACATACGTCCTATTATAGCAAGTGAGTTTACTGTCTTTACAGAAGATAATTGTGACAAATGTGAAGTCCTTATTAATTACCTAAATGACAACCACCTTAAATACCGAACTCTCGTCGTATCAAAACATAAAAAAGTAGCAGATTTTATGTTTAAACATCTCAAAAGTGATGGCCACAATGGTGGTAAAGTAGGTTTACCCGTTATTATGCACAAAGGCAAAAAGAGCTATGATATAGAAGATATAGATGCATTTATAAATAGTTATGACTGGAGCTCATTAAAATAAAAAAAAAAAAAAAAGATAAGCGATCTTATAAAAAAAAGCGCAACCTGAGGTTGCGCTTTTTTTTATTATCGAGATAAGAGACTATTAGATCTCTCTATTTACATCAAAGTTTTCTAGGTACTCTGCTACTCTCTTTACAAACTGACCTCCTAAGGCTCCATTTACCACACGGTGATCATAAGAGTGAGATAAGAACATCTTCATACGTATACCTATAAAATCTCCGTCTGGAGTTTCTATCACTGCAGGTACTTTACGTATAGCTCCAAGAGCAAGTATAGCAACTTGTGGCTGATTTATAATAGGTGTTCCCATTATAGACCCAAAGGTACCTACGTTAGTCACTGTATAGGTTCCTCCAGCGGTATCGTCTGGTTTTAATTTACCATCACGAGCTCTACCAGCAAGATCATTTACAGATTTTGCCATACCTACCAGGTTGAGCTGGTCTGCGTTCTTTATAACAGGTACAATAAGGTTACCATCTGGTAAAGCTGCTGCCATACCTAGGTTTATGTTTTTGCGCTTTATAATACGATCACCATCTACAGAGATATTTATAAGCGGGTAGTCACGTATTGCTTTTGCTACTGCCTCCATAAATATAGGAGTAAATGTAAGGTTCTCACCTTCCTTCTTTGCAAAGGCATCTTTATTCTTCTTACGCCAGTTCCAGATGTTAGTTACATCTGCTTCAATAAATGATTGTACGTGAGCACTTGTTTGTATAGAGGCAACCATATGGTGCGATATAAGTTTACCCATACGAGTCATCTCTATCACCTCATCTTCACCATTTACACTTACTGGTGCAGCTTTTTGTACCGGTGCACTTTTTTGTGCTGGCTGCGCCTTAACAGTCTGTGCTACTGGAGCGGATTGTTGAGTACCGCGGTTTGCAAGATATGATACCATATCATCCTTAGTCACACGACCGTCCTTGCCAGAACCTTGTATTGCGTCAAGTTCAGATTGAGAGATTCCTTCTTGTTTTGCCATATTGCGCACAAGCGGTGAGTAAAATCTATCATCTGTACTTACTGGCGCTGCTACCGCATCTTGGGCTGCTGTTACCGTTTGAGCAACGACCGCCGCCTCTGCAGGAGCTTCTTCTGTAACCTCTTGTACAGTAGTCTCTGTAGCTGTTGCATCACCACCTTCACCATCTGTTTCTATAATAGCGATGGTTTGCCCCACCTCTATCACAGCATCTACATCAAATAGTTTTTCGACTAGTACTCCGTCTACTTCACTAGGCACTTCACTATCTACCTTATCTGTTGCGATCTCAAGTACAGGCTCGTCTGCCTCTATGACATCTCCTACTTCTTTTAACCACGATGTAAGCGTTGCTTCTGCAACACTCTCTCCCATTTTTGGTAGCTTTAATTCAAATCTTGCCATATTCGTAAAATGTAGCTGTTTTCAATTGTTGTTTTTACAAAAATAGTAATTTATTCAGTTTTATTGTGAGAATAAATTACTATTATGTTTCAAAAGTAATTATCTCGCCTCTGCCTTCACTACTATTACTGCCTATCGCAAAAGTACTCTTTTTAGGTATTAGTTTGTATGAAACACCACTACTGGAGTGTGTTATAATTTCCTTAATTATTTTATCATAGCCGGTATACTGGGCATCAAAGAGTATTTCTTGCCCCGTCTTTGTCGCAGATAGCTTGTTTTGGGTCACTACCGTCTTTTTCACACTTTGTGACAACTTTCTCGCCAGATCATCATTATTAGACAGCAGTATATACTCTTTAATTTTTTGATGATCTTTTATGACCGCTTGGTTTTTAAAATGAGTGATCCAAGACTTGGCTTTTGCAACACCTAGACCTAGCCTTACTAACGTTTGTTGAAAAATATTTTTATACAAATGCTTATCATAAAACAGCTGCATTGCTCCATAAAAACGCTTTCTGTAACGTTTATCTTTTACAGTACTTTCTCCCTTAAAGTGTATGATCTCGGTACTACCTAGATAATAATTTGTATAACCCGCTTGTGATACGGTATACGATAGGTCTATATCTTCACCATACATAAAATAACGCTCGTCAAAACCACCTACTTCTGTATAAACTGCACGAGGCATAAACATAAAAGCTCCTACAAGTACGGCTACTTTTCCAGTTTGATCATTTTTAAGGTGTGAAGCATAATAATGTCTAGCATCACCTATCATCTTATTGAGCGATACTTTAAGTGTAGGGACGTTTCTCTTACTTTCTGGTAAAAATTCACCTGTTCCGTCTACTAACTGTACTCCTATGATACCTGGTTTTTGTTGCGCTTTCGCGAAAGCGTACACATCATTAAACGTGTTTTCACCCACTACCGTATCTGGATTGAGAATACAGACATACTCGCCTTGAGCTACAGCTACACCTTGATTATTTGCTTTTGAAAAACCTACATTATCTTTATTTGCGATGAGAATAACTTGAGGAAAAAGTTCTTTTACCATTGCTGCACTACCATCTATTGACGCATTATCTACGACTATAATCTCTGCATCTAGATTTTGTATACTAGCAGTAACACTATCTAAACAGAGATGTAGATAGTCTTTTACATTATAGTTTACAATGACAATAGATAATTGCAAGCAGGATTTTTTAAAGTGAGTATTCTATAAACTTTCTAACTCTTTAAGGAATTTTCGAAAGGTATGCGATGTAAGATACTTCTTCCTAGGGTAACCTCATCTGCATACTCAAGTTCATCACCTACAGAAATACCGCGGGCAATGGTAGAGGTCTTAATATCATAGGCCTCCAGTTGTCTATAAATATAAAAGTTTGTGGTATCCCCTTCCATTGTGGAGCTCAATGCAAATATCACCTCCTTTACTTCTCCGCTTTTTGCCTTGTCTATGAGGGAGTAAATATTAAGATCTTGTGGACCTACACCATCCAGCGGACTAATCTTTCCGCCCAGCACGTGGTACAAACCACGATATTGGCTTGTATTCTCAATGGCCATCACATCTCTCACATCTTCTACCACACAAACTAATGAGGCATCTCTATTGGGGTTAGAACAAATCTCGCATAACTCTACATCAGATATATTATGGCATTTTTTACAAAACTTGATAGTGTCTCGCATTGTGTTAAGCGCCTCAGTAAGATGGTGCGTCTGGCTCTCTGGCTGCCTTAATAAATGCAGCACAAGTCGTAGTGCTGTGCGCTTACCAACTCCTGGGAGTTGAGACATCTCATAGACTGCGTTTTCAAGAAGTTTTGAAGAAAATTCCATAGGTTACAAAGATACTTCTTTAGAAAATAAGTAACAGGCTCGAGATAATAGCCGTCCCTTAATTCTTATCCTCCAGCAATGGCACAAATCTAAACTCTCCATACTCCTTCTTCTCAAAAGAGGTTGCAGAGGTTCTTATGTAGCGATGCATTATTTGCGGGTCATCACCTACAGGTATCACAAGCTTACCACCTATCTTGAGCTGTGCTAGTAATGGTTTTGGCACATAGGGTGCTCCTGCAGTTACTATAATACTATCAAAAGGTGCATATTCTGGTAATCCTTTATAACCATCTCCAAAACTTAGATAACGAGGTCTGTATCCCAGCTTTGTGAGGAATAATTTTGTCTTTTTATATAGCTCCTGCTGGCGCTCTATAGAATATACTTTTCCACCAAGCTCACACAACACCGCTGTTTGGTACCCGCTACCCGTACCTATTTCTAGTACATTGTGCCCTTTTTCTATCTCAAGTAACTCACTTTGAAAAGCTACCGTATAAGGCTGAGAGATGGTTTGATCTGCCGCGATAGGAAACGCTTTATCCTGGTAAGCGTGATGCTCAAAACTACTATCCATAAAAAAGTGACGTGGTATTTTACCTATAGCCTTAAGTACTAGACTATTTGTAATGCCCTTATCTTTTAATATTTGAACGAGTTGGCGGCGTTTTCCTTGGTGGCGAGTAGTGTCTTTCATCGGTTACTAAAATAGTTTTTTTACAATAAAACTCACTCTCAATCACAAATGATTTATCAAGAGCACCCCATTTTATTTTCAAAATCAATGCTACCAGCTGGTTACTTAAAATCTTCACACCCTAAAATCAGGACGTCATAAAAGCAACTAAAAACCTTATTTTTGTAAAAAACAATATACTATGCTCAAAGCTGGCGTTCTAGGTGCAGGCCACTTAGGAAAAATACACTTAAAACTTCTTAAACTATCAGAAAACTATGAACTGGTAGGCTTTTATGACACCTCAAAAGAGGTACGTGACGCCATATCAACAGAGTTTGGCTACGTAGCATTTGATAGCGAAGAAGCACTTATAGACGCCTGTGATATGGTAGATGTTGTAACGCCTACCACGTATCACTTCACAAGTGCAGAAAAAGTAATTAAAGCTGGCAAACATCTCTTTATAGAAAAACCTATCACAAGTACGGTAGAAGAAGCAGAGCAATTGCTCG harbors:
- a CDS encoding competence/damage-inducible protein A: MKAEIITIGDEILIGQIVDTNSAYISSVLNKIGVSVYQITSIQDDKAHLLEAFAAAQSRTDLVIITGGLGPTKDDITKHTLCEYFNDELELNQSVLDHVTYLFKEYVKKPMLEANKTQALVPSKAQILVNKFGTAPGMWIEDKDTVFISMPGVPYEMKGLMENEVLPRLQEQFKLPYILHKTFLTYGMGESAIAERIETFENELPATIKLAYLPSLGRVRLRLSTSGPEQDVLEKEMAIQTKKLLPLIDDIFIGFESDGELEEVVAKLLVDHNKTIAIAESCTGGQMVERFTKHGGASQYLKGSLVTYATQSKIDILGVDPTVIDKHSVVSAEVASQMAVNAKRLYKSDIGISTTGNAGPSKGDSDAEVGTVYIGVATDKGVTAHHFMMGNHRKRVIGKSVNKALELLRDVIRKEG
- a CDS encoding fumarylacetoacetate hydrolase family protein translates to MKLICIGRNYAKHIEELENERPEHPVVFLKPDSSILLSKHPFVIPPFSNDVHHEVEVLVKIKKIGKHIDEKFAATYYDEIGLGIDFTARDLQAQLKEKGLPWEKAKGFDGAAVIGTQWLPVSDFESVDDISFRLESNGEVVQQGSTKEMLWKIDALISYVSQYFTLKIGDIIFTGTPAGVARVQEDDKLKGFIGDTEMFSINVK
- a CDS encoding dihydrolipoamide acetyltransferase family protein, translated to MARFELKLPKMGESVAEATLTSWLKEVGDVIEADEPVLEIATDKVDSEVPSEVDGVLVEKLFDVDAVIEVGQTIAIIETDGEGGDATATETTVQEVTEEAPAEAAVVAQTVTAAQDAVAAPVSTDDRFYSPLVRNMAKQEGISQSELDAIQGSGKDGRVTKDDMVSYLANRGTQQSAPVAQTVKAQPAQKSAPVQKAAPVSVNGEDEVIEMTRMGKLISHHMVASIQTSAHVQSFIEADVTNIWNWRKKNKDAFAKKEGENLTFTPIFMEAVAKAIRDYPLINISVDGDRIIKRKNINLGMAAALPDGNLIVPVIKNADQLNLVGMAKSVNDLAGRARDGKLKPDDTAGGTYTVTNVGTFGSIMGTPIINQPQVAILALGAIRKVPAVIETPDGDFIGIRMKMFLSHSYDHRVVNGALGGQFVKRVAEYLENFDVNREI
- a CDS encoding 3'-5' exonuclease, with translation MQLNITRPICFFDLETTGVNVAKDRIVEISILKVFPDGREEEFTERINPTVPIPAVTTAVHGISDADVADRPTFAERAKEIYDIIKDADLAGFNSNRFDIPLLVEELLRSGIDFDMKNRNAIDVQNIFHKMEQRTLVAAYKFYCDKDLTNAHSASADTWATYEVLKSQLDRYDELENDMKFLGDFSTRKRNADFAGFIGYDKDDVEIFTFGKHKGKKVEEVLEKEPGYFGWIQNADFPLYTKKVLTAIKLRKLNTKG
- a CDS encoding protein-L-isoaspartate(D-aspartate) O-methyltransferase; amino-acid sequence: MKDTTRHQGKRRQLVQILKDKGITNSLVLKAIGKIPRHFFMDSSFEHHAYQDKAFPIAADQTISQPYTVAFQSELLEIEKGHNVLEIGTGSGYQTAVLCELGGKVYSIERQQELYKKTKLFLTKLGYRPRYLSFGDGYKGLPEYAPFDSIIVTAGAPYVPKPLLAQLKIGGKLVIPVGDDPQIMHRYIRTSATSFEKKEYGEFRFVPLLEDKN
- a CDS encoding glycosyltransferase family 2 protein, coding for MQLSIVIVNYNVKDYLHLCLDSVTASIQNLDAEIIVVDNASIDGSAAMVKELFPQVILIANKDNVGFSKANNQGVAVAQGEYVCILNPDTVVGENTFNDVYAFAKAQQKPGIIGVQLVDGTGEFLPESKRNVPTLKVSLNKMIGDARHYYASHLKNDQTGKVAVLVGAFMFMPRAVYTEVGGFDERYFMYGEDIDLSYTVSQAGYTNYYLGSTEIIHFKGESTVKDKRYRKRFYGAMQLFYDKHLYKNIFQQTLVRLGLGVAKAKSWITHFKNQAVIKDHQKIKEYILLSNNDDLARKLSQSVKKTVVTQNKLSATKTGQEILFDAQYTGYDKIIKEIITHSSSGVSYKLIPKKSTFAIGSNSSEGRGEIITFET
- a CDS encoding Hpt domain-containing protein: MSRHYNLEKVREIAGGDEDFVAVIVSTFLQEIPPDLEAMQNAIENVNHKMAYQFAHKMKPNLDMFGIDLLDQIKAMEKWSDTNKPTSAIQTKLDDITNTLTTVIAELQEDF
- the recR gene encoding recombination mediator RecR; protein product: MEFSSKLLENAVYEMSQLPGVGKRTALRLVLHLLRQPESQTHHLTEALNTMRDTIKFCKKCHNISDVELCEICSNPNRDASLVCVVEDVRDVMAIENTSQYRGLYHVLGGKISPLDGVGPQDLNIYSLIDKAKSGEVKEVIFALSSTMEGDTTNFYIYRQLEAYDIKTSTIARGISVGDELEYADEVTLGRSILHRIPFENSLKS